Proteins co-encoded in one Kribbella solani genomic window:
- the rplS gene encoding 50S ribosomal protein L19, which translates to MSNVLNELDNASKRDDIPNIRPGDTVKVHVKVVEGNRSRVQVFQGVVIRRQGGGLQETFTVRKVSFGVGVERTFPLHTPIVEKIEIVTRGDVRRAKLYYLRELRGKAAKIKEKREVPAS; encoded by the coding sequence ATGAGCAACGTGCTGAACGAGCTCGACAACGCGAGCAAGCGCGACGACATCCCGAACATCCGCCCCGGTGACACCGTCAAGGTGCACGTGAAGGTCGTCGAGGGCAACCGGTCCCGCGTCCAGGTGTTCCAGGGAGTCGTCATCCGTCGCCAGGGCGGCGGCCTGCAGGAGACCTTCACGGTCCGCAAGGTCAGCTTCGGCGTCGGCGTCGAGCGGACCTTCCCGCTGCACACCCCGATCGTCGAGAAGATCGAGATCGTCACCCGCGGCGACGTCCGCCGCGCCAAGCTGTACTACCTGCGCGAACTGCGCGGTAAGGCGGCGAAGATCAAGGAGAAGCGCGAAGTTCCGGCCTCCTGA
- a CDS encoding carbohydrate kinase family protein encodes MEFDVVLSGLVFQDLVLGLPSAPRPGTEVWATESHQSPGGIANFAVALARLGLRTGMAAAFGADRDGDQVWSALSAEGIDLTLSRRLPDWPTPLTVALAYDNDRALVTRGTTPPLSADDLISTPPTARAVAAHIGPWPNEWLAKAKSTGSLVFADVGWDPTEQWNLRVLDQLEHCDVFLPNAEEAMHYTRTDTPEQALRELAEQVPLVVVSDGAAGALALDARTGEQVAVPAFPVTAADTTGAGDVFAAGFIAATLWELPLQQRVRFAALAAALSVTRLGGADAAPRWSDLAAWQAGLIEQDPQDHHLHALISAHSGR; translated from the coding sequence ATGGAGTTCGACGTCGTCCTGTCGGGCCTGGTCTTCCAGGACCTGGTGCTCGGCCTGCCGTCCGCGCCGCGACCGGGGACCGAGGTCTGGGCCACCGAATCGCACCAGAGCCCAGGCGGCATCGCGAACTTCGCGGTCGCGCTGGCCCGGCTCGGACTGCGCACCGGGATGGCCGCTGCCTTCGGCGCGGACCGGGACGGTGACCAGGTCTGGAGCGCTCTGAGCGCGGAAGGCATCGACCTGACGCTGTCGCGGCGGCTGCCCGACTGGCCGACCCCGCTGACCGTGGCGCTTGCCTACGACAACGACCGCGCACTGGTCACCCGCGGCACTACTCCCCCGCTGTCGGCCGACGACCTGATCAGTACGCCGCCAACCGCCCGCGCGGTGGCAGCGCACATTGGCCCCTGGCCGAACGAGTGGCTGGCCAAAGCGAAGTCCACCGGCAGTCTGGTCTTCGCGGATGTCGGCTGGGACCCGACCGAGCAGTGGAATCTCAGAGTGCTCGACCAGCTCGAGCACTGTGATGTGTTCCTGCCCAACGCCGAAGAGGCGATGCACTACACGCGTACTGACACTCCGGAGCAGGCACTGCGCGAGTTGGCTGAGCAGGTGCCGCTGGTCGTCGTGTCCGACGGTGCGGCTGGTGCACTCGCTCTGGACGCGCGGACAGGCGAACAGGTCGCCGTACCCGCCTTCCCTGTCACGGCGGCGGACACCACCGGGGCGGGTGACGTGTTCGCCGCCGGCTTCATCGCAGCGACCCTCTGGGAGCTGCCGCTCCAGCAGCGGGTGCGGTTCGCCGCCCTCGCCGCGGCGTTGTCGGTCACCCGGCTCGGTGGCGCGGACGCGGCACCACGCTGGTCCGACCTCGCGGCCTGGCAGGCCGGTCTGATCGAGCAGGACCCCCAGGACCACCACCTCCACGCGCTGATCAGCGCACACTCAGGAAGGTAG
- a CDS encoding TetR/AcrR family transcriptional regulator: MNTQAERRARSRTALLESAAVGISRSGYGNLGLEHVAREAGYTRGALYHQFRDKQELTLAVLEWIQQAWSDQVGTLVDQETDPAAALLTMARGHAVFCRRDFARVALALRVEFAGQEHPVGAAVEAAYAVLTQICARHIAAARAVGSVPPGPSEEVLARAFIGALEGTVVALAGTAPYDAELAARAVAGVLGLPNEGKDLS; this comes from the coding sequence ATGAACACCCAAGCCGAGCGGCGGGCCCGCTCCCGGACCGCCCTGCTGGAGTCGGCGGCGGTCGGCATCTCCCGGTCCGGGTACGGCAACCTCGGCCTCGAGCACGTGGCCCGTGAGGCCGGGTACACCCGTGGCGCGCTCTACCACCAGTTCCGCGACAAGCAGGAGCTGACGCTGGCGGTGCTGGAGTGGATTCAGCAGGCCTGGTCCGACCAGGTCGGCACGCTGGTCGACCAGGAGACCGATCCGGCCGCGGCGCTGCTCACGATGGCCCGCGGGCACGCCGTCTTCTGCCGGCGCGACTTCGCCCGGGTCGCGCTCGCGCTGCGGGTCGAGTTCGCCGGCCAGGAGCATCCGGTCGGCGCGGCGGTCGAGGCGGCCTACGCCGTGCTGACGCAAATCTGCGCGCGGCACATCGCCGCCGCGCGGGCCGTCGGATCGGTCCCGCCCGGCCCGTCCGAGGAGGTCCTCGCCCGCGCGTTCATCGGCGCGCTCGAAGGCACCGTGGTCGCGCTGGCGGGGACCGCGCCGTACGACGCGGAGCTCGCCGCCCGCGCGGTCGCCGGAGTGCTTGGTCTGCCCAACGAAGGAAAGGACCTGTCATGA
- a CDS encoding 6-phospho-beta-glucosidase → MRLTILGGGGFRVPLVYRALLGDRGSGRITNVVLYDTDTSRLSAITAVLRQQAADAVDAPVVTATTDLDEALRGADFVFSAIRVGGLAGRTVDERVALDLGVLGQETVGAGGIAYGLRTLPVAVQVAQRIAAVAPEAWVINFTNPAGMVTEAMIPYLGDRVIGICDSPSGLGRRAALALGVDPATAFYDYAGLNHLGWLRGLRSGGVDRLPELLESTSALASFEEGRLFGVEWLRSLGSIPNEYLHYYYFARETLAAVQAVPQTRGTFLLEQQSAFYAKTGQQPEQALELWQQTRAERESTYMVESRAVADAGERDERDMAAGGYEQVALSLMRAIAHNERASLILNVRNRGVLHQLDDDAVIEIPCTVDANGAVPRTVSQLTDHQAGLVCSVKAVERATIEAAATGSRSTALRAFAWHPLVDSVTVAHRLLDTYATELSGLGQFRH, encoded by the coding sequence GTGAGGCTGACGATCCTTGGCGGAGGCGGCTTCCGCGTCCCGCTGGTGTACCGAGCCCTGCTCGGCGACCGCGGCTCCGGACGGATCACCAACGTCGTCTTGTACGACACCGACACCAGCCGCCTGTCCGCGATCACGGCAGTGCTGCGCCAGCAGGCCGCTGACGCAGTAGACGCCCCGGTCGTCACGGCGACGACTGACCTTGACGAGGCGCTGCGTGGCGCCGACTTCGTCTTCTCGGCCATCCGGGTCGGTGGCCTTGCCGGACGGACCGTGGACGAGCGGGTCGCACTGGACCTCGGTGTCCTCGGACAGGAGACAGTCGGTGCCGGCGGGATCGCCTATGGACTACGGACGCTGCCGGTCGCCGTACAGGTGGCTCAGCGGATCGCCGCGGTCGCACCGGAGGCTTGGGTCATCAACTTCACCAACCCGGCCGGCATGGTGACCGAGGCGATGATCCCGTACCTGGGCGATCGAGTGATCGGCATCTGTGACTCGCCGTCCGGCCTGGGGCGTCGGGCGGCGCTGGCACTTGGAGTGGACCCGGCTACAGCGTTCTATGACTACGCGGGCCTCAACCACCTCGGCTGGTTGCGTGGACTGCGATCCGGTGGCGTGGATCGGTTGCCAGAGCTGCTCGAGTCCACTAGCGCGTTGGCCTCCTTCGAGGAGGGGCGTCTGTTCGGTGTGGAGTGGCTGCGGTCACTGGGCTCCATTCCGAACGAGTACTTGCACTATTACTACTTCGCGCGCGAGACACTGGCCGCAGTACAAGCTGTTCCGCAGACGCGCGGCACGTTCCTCCTGGAACAGCAGTCCGCGTTCTACGCCAAGACAGGACAGCAGCCGGAGCAGGCGCTCGAGCTGTGGCAGCAGACGCGAGCCGAACGCGAGTCGACGTACATGGTGGAGAGCCGTGCGGTCGCGGACGCCGGGGAGCGCGACGAACGCGACATGGCAGCCGGTGGGTACGAGCAGGTCGCACTGTCCCTGATGCGGGCGATCGCGCACAACGAACGTGCCTCGCTGATCCTGAACGTCCGCAACCGTGGCGTACTGCATCAGCTGGACGACGACGCGGTCATCGAGATCCCATGCACTGTCGACGCCAACGGTGCGGTGCCGCGCACGGTGTCTCAGTTGACCGACCACCAGGCCGGTCTGGTCTGTTCGGTGAAGGCTGTCGAACGCGCCACGATCGAGGCAGCCGCTACTGGTTCACGGTCGACCGCGCTGCGTGCGTTCGCGTGGCATCCACTCGTCGACTCGGTGACCGTCGCGCATCGGCTGCTGGACACGTACGCGACGGAGCTTTCGGGACTCGGCCAGTTCAGGCACTGA
- the lepB gene encoding signal peptidase I — MTDTPTKPDAKPAHRSGFAAATREFVLIVVGALIVSSILRAFVGQMFIIPSESMQNTLLVGDRVVVEKLTDVKRGDVVVFEDPGGWLGAEESGQKRGSIGRFFEIVGLLPDSSHGHLIKRIIGMPGDKVACCDSKGRMLVNGQPLDETGYLYPGDAPSQMEFQVTVPAGRIFVMGDHRSASGDSRVHLQEVDANGGNQGDAAFVPLDKVTGRAIMIVWPAGRWAKLGVPDTFKAVPAPGPAPDKPSISLTPPPKTSG, encoded by the coding sequence GTGACCGATACACCGACCAAGCCGGACGCCAAACCCGCCCACCGCTCGGGCTTCGCGGCAGCGACCCGCGAGTTCGTGCTGATCGTGGTCGGTGCCCTGATCGTCTCCTCGATCCTGCGGGCGTTCGTCGGGCAGATGTTCATCATCCCGAGCGAGTCGATGCAGAACACCCTGCTGGTCGGTGACCGGGTCGTGGTCGAGAAGCTCACCGACGTGAAGCGCGGTGACGTGGTCGTGTTCGAGGACCCGGGCGGCTGGCTCGGTGCCGAGGAGAGCGGCCAGAAGCGCGGCTCGATCGGCCGGTTCTTCGAGATCGTCGGCCTGCTGCCGGACTCCAGCCACGGCCACCTGATCAAGCGCATCATCGGCATGCCCGGTGACAAGGTCGCCTGCTGCGACTCGAAGGGCCGGATGCTGGTGAACGGCCAGCCACTGGACGAGACCGGTTACCTCTATCCCGGGGATGCCCCGTCCCAGATGGAGTTCCAGGTCACCGTCCCGGCCGGCCGGATCTTCGTGATGGGTGACCACCGGTCCGCCTCCGGCGACTCCCGCGTGCACCTGCAGGAGGTCGACGCGAACGGCGGCAACCAGGGCGACGCTGCCTTCGTCCCGCTGGACAAGGTCACCGGCCGGGCGATCATGATCGTCTGGCCCGCGGGCCGCTGGGCCAAGCTCGGCGTCCCGGACACCTTCAAGGCGGTGCCGGCGCCCGGCCCGGCACCGGACAAACCTTCGATCTCCCTCACACCACCACCCAAGACCTCCGGCTGA
- the rimM gene encoding ribosome maturation factor RimM (Essential for efficient processing of 16S rRNA), which produces MLVTVGRIGRAHGIRGEVGIDVRTDEPDTRFADGAALVTEAKVSRTLTVASSRWHSGRLLVKFAEVPDRTAAEQLRNLFVQSEVDDDARPEDPDEYYDRDLVGLAVRTTDGAEVGEVVDVVHLPSQDLLEIRRTAGNLVLVPLVEELVPELDVDKRYVVVADRPGLLDPDGADVVPTEADAD; this is translated from the coding sequence GTGTTGGTGACAGTCGGGCGGATCGGCCGGGCGCACGGGATCAGGGGCGAGGTCGGCATCGACGTCCGGACCGACGAGCCGGACACGCGGTTCGCCGACGGCGCCGCGCTGGTGACCGAGGCCAAGGTGTCACGGACGCTGACGGTCGCGTCCAGCCGGTGGCACAGCGGGCGGTTGCTGGTGAAGTTCGCCGAGGTGCCGGACCGGACGGCGGCGGAGCAGTTGCGCAATCTGTTCGTCCAGTCCGAGGTGGACGACGACGCCCGCCCCGAGGACCCGGACGAGTACTACGACCGCGACCTGGTCGGCCTCGCGGTCCGTACCACCGACGGCGCCGAGGTCGGTGAAGTGGTCGACGTGGTCCATCTGCCTTCGCAGGACCTGCTGGAGATCCGCCGTACGGCCGGCAACCTGGTGCTGGTTCCGCTGGTGGAGGAGCTGGTCCCGGAGCTCGACGTCGACAAGCGGTACGTAGTGGTTGCCGACCGCCCCGGTCTGCTCGATCCGGATGGCGCGGACGTGGTTCCGACCGAGGCGGACGCGGACTGA
- the rpsP gene encoding 30S ribosomal protein S16 encodes MAVKIRLKRIGKKRTPHYRIVVMDARAKRDGRAIEEIGIYNPKTEPSFIRVESERAQYWLGVGAQPSEAVEAIFKASGDWQKFKGLEAPAPLRVAEPKRDKQEIFNEALAEAHGSLKTEAVTAKKTAKKAEKKDDAADAKAEPKAEEKAAEDKAAEAPAAETAEA; translated from the coding sequence GTGGCAGTCAAGATCCGTTTGAAGCGCATCGGCAAGAAGCGCACCCCGCACTACCGCATCGTCGTGATGGACGCCCGCGCCAAGCGGGACGGCCGGGCGATCGAGGAGATCGGGATCTACAACCCGAAGACCGAGCCGTCGTTCATCCGCGTCGAGTCGGAGCGGGCGCAGTACTGGCTGGGCGTCGGCGCGCAGCCGAGCGAGGCCGTCGAGGCGATCTTCAAGGCCTCCGGCGACTGGCAGAAGTTCAAGGGCCTGGAGGCCCCGGCGCCGCTGCGGGTGGCCGAGCCGAAGCGGGACAAGCAGGAGATCTTCAACGAGGCGCTGGCCGAGGCCCACGGTTCGCTGAAGACCGAGGCGGTCACCGCCAAGAAGACGGCGAAGAAGGCCGAGAAGAAGGACGACGCCGCCGACGCCAAGGCTGAGCCGAAGGCCGAGGAGAAGGCTGCCGAGGACAAGGCCGCCGAGGCGCCCGCCGCCGAGACCGCCGAGGCCTGA
- the trmD gene encoding tRNA (guanosine(37)-N1)-methyltransferase TrmD, producing the protein MRLDVVTIFPEYLAALDVSLVGKAAKSGLLDVRLHDLRQWTYDRHRTVDDTPYGGGAGMVMKPEPWGEALDTIAPTDAPAQPRLIVPTPAGRPFTQDLAYELAAEPWLAFACGRYEGIDARVAAYAGERMRVDEVSIGDYVLNGGEVAVLVMVEAIARLLPGVIGNPESLAEESHSGDGLLEYPVYTKPPAWRGHDVPEILLSGNHGAIASWRHDESVRRTAERRPDLLAAWGGTVAQKDDAAAAVRLLPATAADAGELHVLQLAAFLSEARLYDDYTIPPLTDDVAATTARLERGTVLKAVAGTRIVGSVQLVVDGSVGQVERLLVAPDWQGRGLGVRLLQAAEKLAPADVTSYQLDTGDLSARNLALYAKAGYRETGREQQTPKVTLVRLAKRRRSRR; encoded by the coding sequence ATGCGGCTGGACGTCGTCACCATCTTCCCGGAGTACCTGGCCGCGCTGGACGTCTCACTGGTCGGCAAGGCCGCCAAGAGCGGGCTCCTGGACGTCCGGCTGCACGACCTGCGGCAGTGGACGTACGACCGGCACCGGACCGTCGACGACACCCCGTACGGCGGTGGCGCCGGCATGGTGATGAAGCCGGAACCCTGGGGCGAGGCCCTGGACACGATCGCCCCGACGGACGCTCCGGCGCAGCCACGGCTGATCGTGCCGACGCCGGCCGGTCGCCCGTTCACTCAGGACCTCGCGTACGAGCTCGCCGCCGAACCGTGGCTCGCGTTCGCGTGCGGCCGGTACGAGGGCATCGACGCGCGCGTGGCGGCGTACGCCGGGGAGCGGATGCGTGTCGACGAGGTGTCGATCGGCGACTACGTACTGAACGGCGGCGAGGTCGCCGTACTGGTCATGGTCGAGGCGATCGCCCGCCTGCTGCCCGGCGTGATCGGCAACCCGGAGTCCCTCGCCGAGGAATCACATTCCGGCGACGGCCTGCTGGAGTACCCGGTGTACACCAAGCCGCCGGCCTGGCGCGGCCACGACGTACCCGAGATCCTGCTGTCCGGCAATCACGGCGCGATCGCGTCCTGGCGTCACGACGAGTCCGTCCGGCGTACGGCCGAACGCCGGCCGGATTTGCTGGCTGCCTGGGGCGGTACGGTCGCGCAGAAGGACGATGCGGCGGCGGCAGTACGCCTGCTCCCCGCCACGGCTGCGGACGCGGGGGAACTGCACGTACTGCAACTGGCCGCCTTCCTGTCCGAGGCACGGCTCTACGACGACTACACGATCCCCCCGTTGACCGACGACGTCGCCGCGACCACGGCTCGGCTGGAGCGGGGCACTGTCCTGAAGGCGGTCGCTGGTACGCGCATCGTCGGCTCGGTGCAGCTCGTCGTCGACGGTTCCGTAGGGCAGGTCGAGCGGCTGTTGGTGGCTCCGGACTGGCAGGGGCGCGGCCTCGGCGTACGCCTCCTCCAGGCCGCCGAGAAGCTCGCGCCGGCCGACGTCACCTCGTACCAGCTGGACACCGGCGACCTGAGCGCCCGCAACCTGGCGCTGTACGCCAAGGCGGGCTACCGCGAGACGGGCCGGGAGCAGCAGACGCCGAAGGTCACGCTCGTCCGGCTGGCCAAACGCCGCCGGAGCCGGCGCTGA
- a CDS encoding RNA-binding protein translates to METEALEHLVRGIVDNPDDVSVRARNLRRGRTLEVHVHPDDIGKVIGRNGRTATAIRTVVGALSSESSLRIDFVDEFNRRPRR, encoded by the coding sequence ATGGAGACGGAGGCGCTGGAGCACCTGGTCCGGGGCATCGTCGACAACCCCGACGACGTCAGCGTCCGGGCCCGGAACCTGCGGCGTGGCCGCACCCTCGAGGTGCACGTCCACCCCGACGACATCGGCAAGGTGATCGGCCGCAACGGCCGGACCGCCACCGCGATCCGGACCGTCGTCGGCGCGCTCAGCTCCGAGTCCTCGCTGCGCATCGACTTCGTCGACGAGTTCAACCGGCGTCCGCGCCGCTGA
- a CDS encoding DeoR/GlpR family DNA-binding transcription regulator has product MLPKQRQDQIVRALRADGAGGVKVLAGKLGVSEATIRRDLEQLHAEGRLTRVYGGALAVDGGDEPFADVNAVNAEEKDRIARRAAELVSDGESVLLDIGTTALRVAQHLHGRSLTVVTSNLAVLEELENDEHIELIVLGGFVRRSYRSLVGYLTEESLRQIHVDWLFLGTSGVRPDGRVMDSTMIEVPVKRAMIKAADRVVLLADGTKFPGHGVARVCEPSELSVVVTEPGADEATRTQLIEAGVQVVLA; this is encoded by the coding sequence GTGTTGCCGAAGCAGCGACAGGATCAGATCGTCAGGGCCCTCCGGGCCGACGGAGCCGGCGGCGTCAAGGTGCTGGCCGGGAAGCTGGGCGTCAGCGAGGCCACGATCCGTCGTGATCTCGAGCAACTGCACGCCGAGGGCCGATTGACCAGGGTGTACGGGGGTGCGCTCGCCGTCGACGGTGGTGACGAACCGTTCGCGGACGTCAACGCGGTCAACGCCGAGGAGAAGGACCGGATCGCCCGTCGCGCCGCCGAGCTGGTGAGTGACGGCGAGTCGGTCCTGCTGGACATCGGCACGACGGCGCTCCGGGTCGCGCAGCACCTGCACGGCCGTTCGTTGACCGTGGTGACCAGCAACCTCGCGGTACTGGAGGAGTTGGAGAACGACGAGCACATCGAGCTGATCGTGCTCGGCGGCTTCGTCCGGCGCAGCTACCGCTCACTGGTCGGCTACCTGACCGAGGAGAGCCTGCGGCAGATCCACGTCGACTGGCTGTTCCTCGGTACGAGTGGAGTCCGGCCGGACGGGCGAGTGATGGACAGCACGATGATCGAGGTGCCGGTCAAGCGGGCAATGATCAAAGCGGCTGACCGAGTGGTGCTGCTGGCTGACGGGACCAAGTTCCCAGGGCATGGCGTAGCCAGGGTGTGTGAGCCGAGTGAGCTGTCGGTGGTGGTGACCGAGCCCGGCGCCGACGAGGCAACCAGAACGCAACTGATCGAGGCAGGAGTACAGGTGGTGCTGGCGTGA
- the lepB gene encoding signal peptidase I has product MSTVTVLALVITVVLRLFVAEAFYVPSESMYDTLTKDDRILAEKISYLHRDVDRGDIIVFKDPDNWLNEAEAQPGTLRRIGEFVGILPRTGEGHLVKRVIGIGGDRVICCNKQGLITVNGIPLDEREYLLKDAKPSEVPFNVLVPAGHLWVMGDNRADSADSRAHMGGPGGGFVPVENVVGRACCVIWPSDRMTMLRPPDTFKKPGLKK; this is encoded by the coding sequence ATGAGCACCGTCACGGTGCTCGCGCTCGTCATCACGGTGGTACTGCGGCTGTTCGTCGCGGAGGCGTTCTACGTCCCGTCGGAGTCGATGTACGACACGCTGACGAAGGACGACCGGATTCTCGCCGAGAAGATCAGCTACCTGCACCGGGACGTCGACCGTGGCGACATCATCGTGTTCAAGGACCCGGACAACTGGCTGAACGAGGCCGAGGCCCAGCCGGGTACGTTGCGGCGGATCGGTGAGTTCGTCGGCATCCTGCCGCGTACCGGCGAAGGCCATCTGGTCAAGCGGGTGATCGGAATCGGCGGCGACCGGGTGATCTGCTGCAACAAACAGGGCCTGATCACCGTCAACGGCATCCCGCTGGACGAACGTGAGTACCTGCTGAAGGACGCCAAACCGTCCGAGGTGCCGTTCAACGTCCTGGTCCCCGCCGGACACCTGTGGGTGATGGGTGACAACCGGGCTGACTCGGCCGACTCCCGCGCCCATATGGGCGGCCCCGGCGGCGGCTTCGTACCGGTCGAGAACGTGGTTGGCCGGGCCTGTTGCGTAATCTGGCCATCTGACCGGATGACGATGCTGCGTCCTCCGGATACCTTCAAGAAGCCGGGGCTGAAGAAGTGA
- a CDS encoding DUF2867 domain-containing protein, with product MNLPKSAHTELPWRIHELTPDFRVYDVWALPTPGAADDFQLLVDLFAGGDTATNPSRIARLLFAIRWKLGEVLGWDEAGAGVNARVASLRHRLPPDLPAGGPEFTKLPFSSVYQTGNELAAEMANRTVHAVLHLSWVPDGAGGYRGQMGVLVRPNGWWGRVYMGLIGPFRHLFVYPPLMRGIEAEWRERLSA from the coding sequence ATGAACCTCCCGAAATCAGCACACACCGAGCTGCCGTGGCGTATCCACGAGCTGACCCCTGACTTCCGGGTGTACGACGTGTGGGCGCTGCCGACGCCTGGAGCCGCCGACGACTTCCAGCTGCTGGTCGACCTGTTCGCCGGCGGCGACACGGCCACGAACCCGTCACGGATCGCGCGGCTGCTCTTCGCGATCCGCTGGAAGCTCGGCGAAGTACTCGGCTGGGACGAAGCCGGCGCCGGCGTCAACGCTCGCGTCGCATCGTTGCGCCACAGACTGCCGCCCGATCTACCGGCGGGCGGGCCGGAGTTCACCAAGCTGCCATTCAGCTCGGTTTACCAGACCGGCAACGAGTTGGCGGCGGAGATGGCCAACCGCACTGTGCATGCGGTCCTGCATCTGTCCTGGGTGCCCGACGGCGCCGGCGGGTACCGCGGGCAGATGGGCGTACTGGTACGACCCAACGGCTGGTGGGGACGCGTGTACATGGGCCTGATCGGACCGTTCCGCCACCTGTTCGTGTACCCGCCGTTGATGCGCGGCATCGAAGCCGAGTGGCGCGAACGGCTCAGTGCCTGA
- a CDS encoding ribonuclease HII encodes MSALPRGSTVRRDAGLYGYERALRRVGLDPIAGVDEAGRGPCAGPLVAAAVILPEGKRGQVPGLADSKLLTAKARERCYDEIRKRALAWSVVSIEAPECDRLGMHVANVEALRRALFRLDVRPSYVLTDGFGVDGLGVPGLAMWKGDRVAACISAASVIAKVTRDRVMEHWDSVYPEYGFKIHKGYCTPEHQAALDEFGPCPQHRRRFENVRRSLRPDMGQNVTSPTGVESL; translated from the coding sequence ATGAGCGCGCTTCCGCGCGGAAGCACGGTCCGGCGGGACGCGGGCCTGTACGGGTACGAGCGGGCCTTGCGCCGGGTCGGCCTGGACCCGATCGCGGGCGTCGACGAGGCCGGTCGCGGCCCGTGCGCCGGTCCGCTGGTCGCCGCCGCGGTGATCCTGCCGGAGGGCAAGCGCGGCCAGGTGCCGGGTTTGGCCGACTCGAAATTGTTGACCGCGAAGGCACGTGAGCGGTGCTACGACGAGATCCGCAAGCGTGCGCTGGCCTGGTCGGTGGTGTCCATCGAGGCACCCGAGTGCGACCGGCTCGGCATGCACGTCGCGAACGTGGAAGCGCTCCGCCGGGCCCTGTTCCGGCTGGACGTCCGCCCGTCGTACGTCCTGACCGATGGTTTCGGCGTCGACGGCCTCGGCGTACCGGGCCTGGCGATGTGGAAGGGCGACCGGGTGGCAGCCTGCATCTCGGCCGCCTCCGTGATCGCCAAGGTCACCCGCGACCGGGTGATGGAGCACTGGGATTCGGTGTACCCGGAGTACGGCTTCAAGATCCACAAGGGGTACTGCACCCCCGAACACCAGGCGGCACTGGACGAATTCGGACCGTGCCCACAACATCGACGGCGGTTTGAGAATGTCCGCCGCAGTCTACGGCCCGATATGGGACAGAATGTGACCAGTCCCACCGGAGTGGAGAGCCTGTGA
- a CDS encoding DUF2469 domain-containing protein encodes MSADDLEKYETDMELQLYREYKDVVGIFKYVVETERRFYLCNAVDLKVRTEGGDVYFEVTMADAWVWDVYRSARFVKNAKVVTFRDVNIEELAKSDLEVPKDSDFGR; translated from the coding sequence ATGAGCGCTGACGACCTTGAGAAGTACGAAACCGACATGGAGCTGCAGCTCTATCGGGAGTACAAGGACGTCGTCGGGATCTTCAAGTACGTCGTCGAGACCGAACGGCGTTTCTACCTGTGCAACGCGGTAGACCTGAAGGTCCGCACCGAAGGCGGCGACGTGTACTTCGAGGTGACGATGGCCGACGCCTGGGTCTGGGACGTGTACCGTTCCGCCCGCTTCGTCAAGAACGCCAAGGTGGTCACCTTCCGCGACGTCAACATCGAAGAGCTTGCCAAGTCCGACCTGGAAGTCCCCAAAGACTCCGACTTCGGCCGCTGA